One window from the genome of Montipora foliosa isolate CH-2021 chromosome 5, ASM3666993v2, whole genome shotgun sequence encodes:
- the LOC138004513 gene encoding uncharacterized protein, whose product METELKEAKKIRRNAKAALRRCGKKVTSLLDVERPESEVRDALNEVKEAYSNLVTKHEEYTKMIDDDEQFEEAENWMSECQENFLRQLSEQNVSSGDGSIESSENTNPTVPVVINSDTHASVNNDSLQSVIPSGSSCNFKIEKAKLPKFSGDVREYVIFKADFKHAIEARYSNRDAITFLRSCLQGKPLDLIKGIGTDYKAACEYLDSIYGDPRFVSDRITQDIVKFRALQNGEDARFCDLVHLVKRCHNTLKEVGVPSDMNNNHMLSIIEQKMCADDRKVWSRDLEREGKIATLQGLMEWMTVAMKSRMRATAPLRTGASNSRSVHHVRTEGSVRGNSTWHKCWLCHTSAHWPDQCPRFAAMGVDERIKTAKENHVCFGCLKRAGREHRLENCSRKQCCAKTERGEQCQHFHHPLLHKSNAIRAGIAAFTENQEALLPVISANICGQNGVYKRGNILLDTGAQVSLNRNDTAEVLGLKGKDTSVTITKVGGEEETMKTKEYRVPVNSLDDTRKYSVKAIGIPSIGDDITAVQTSKLADLLCVPNEKIHRGKGQIDMLIGIDHAHIHTGQTKQVGQLVARKTPLGWVVFGGSTETLSSSSRILFVKLSMPVDLTDFWTTETMGVQVKPCVCDADKLSQVEREEAEVISNSCKKVGAQWMIPYPWKRDPNLLPDNKSLALKRLEGTERRLKSSPDQGESYEKQMKEMLEMNFCRKLSQEDMENFEGPVHYIPHHAVLRPESKSTPAQIVFNSWSVFQGHKLNDYWMKGPDLLNNVFGVLLRFREREVALLGDISKMYHRILIPVQDQHVHRFLW is encoded by the exons ATGGAAACAGAATTAAAGGAAGCAAAGAAGATACGAAGGAACGCGAAAGCAGCTCTTAGAAGATGTGGCAAAAAGGTAACAAGCCTACTTGACGTTGAAAGACCAGAAAGTGAGGTAAGAGATGCTCTAAACGAAGTCAAAGAAGCATATAGCAATTTAGTGACGAAGCATGAAGAATACACCAAAATGATTGACGATGATGAACAGTTTGAAGAGGCTGAGAACTGGATGTCTGAATGTCAAGAAAACTTTTTAAGGCAA TTATCAGAACAAAACGTGTCTTCCGGTGACGGTTCTATTGAGAGCAGTGAAAATACCAATCCCACAGTTCCTGTGGTTATTAATTCCGACACCCATGCAAGTGTTAATAATGACAGCCTTCAATCAGTAATTCCCAGCGGTAGTTCCTGTAATTTCAAGATTGAAAAAGCAAAGTTGCCAAAGTTTTCCGGTGATGTCAGAGAGTATGTTATTTTTAAAGCAGATTTTAAACACGCAATTGAAGCTAGGTACTCAAATCGAGACGCAATCACCTTCCTGCGGTCATGTCTCCAAGGAAAGCCTCTTGATTTGATAAAAGGAATTGGAACAGATTACAAGGCTGCATGTGAGTATTTAGATTCTATATATGGAGATCCGAGATTTGTTTCAGACAGGATAACTCAAGATATAGTTAAGTTTCGTGCACTGCAAAATGGCGAAGATGCCAGATTTTGTGATTTGGTGCATTTAGTCAAAAGGTGTCATAACACGTTAAAGGAAGTAGGTGTTCCCAGTGACATGAACAACAATCACATGCTGTCTATTATTGAACAAAAGATGTGTGCGGACGACCGCAAGGTTTGGTCTAGAGATCTGGAGCGAGAGGGAAAGATTGCCACGCTTCAAGGTCTAATGGAATGGATGACAGTGGCGATGAAATCGCGTATGCGCGCAACAGCTCCACTCAGAACTGGTGCAAGTAACAGTCGTTCAGTGCATCACGTGCGAACCGAAGGCAGCGTTAGAGGTAATTCAACATGGCATAAATGTTGGTTATGTCATACATCCGCTCACTGGCCAGATCAATGTCCGCGGTTTGCCGCAATGGGCGTAGATGAAAGAATCAAAACCGCCAAAGAGAATCACGTCTGTTTCGGGTGTTTGAAGAGAGCCGGTAGAGAGCACAGATTGGAAAATTGCAGCCGTAAGCAATGCTGTGCCAAGACAGAGAGAGGAGAACAGTGCCAACACTTCCATCATCCGCTTTTGCATAAGAGTAATGCGATCAGAGCGGGAATAGCAGCATTTACGGAAAATCAAGAAGCACTTCTGCCTGTAATTTCCGCAAACATTTGTGGCCAAAACGGAGTCTACAAACGAGGCAATATTCTTCTCGATACTGGAGCACAAGTCAGTTTGAATCGCAACGACACAGCTGAAGTGTTAGGGCTGAAGGGGAAGGATACGTCAGTAACCATAACTAAAGTTGGAGGTGAAGAGGAAACAATGAAAACGAAGGAATATCGAGTCCCAGTGAATTCTTTGGACGACACCCGGAAGTATTCGGTAAAGGCCATTGGAATCCCCAGTATTGGTGATGATATTACCGCAGTTCAAACGTCCAAGCTTGCTGACCTCCTTTGTGTACCAAACGAAAAGATTCATCGAGGAAAAGGGCAGATTGACATGCTGATTGGAATAGACCATGCTCATATTCATACGGGTCAAACGAAGCAAGTTGGACAACTTGTAGCTAGAAAGACGCCCCTTGGGTGGGTGGTGTTCGGAGGTTCCACTGAAACGCTTTCATCAAGCAGTCGAATACTCTTTGTTAAGTTATCAATGCCAGTTGATCTAACAGACTTCTGGACAACAGAGACCATGGGAGTTCAAGTCAAACCATGCGTATGTGACGCCGATAAGCTGAGTCAGGTAGAAAGGGAGGAGGCTGAAGTGATAAGCAATTCTTGCAAGAAAGTTGGAGCGCAGTGGATGATTCCTTACCCGTGGAAAAGGGATCCGAACCTTCTTCCTGACAATAAATCGCTGGCATTAAAGCGATTAGAAGGAACAGAGCGTCGCCTGAAGTCCAGTCCAGATCAAGGCGagtcctatgaaaaacaaatgaaagaaatgctCGAAATGAACTTCTGCAGAAAGCTATCGCAAGAAGATATGGAAAATTTTGAGGGTCCAGTCCACTACATTCCACACCATGCAGTTTTGAGACCGGAAAGCAAAAGTACACCCGCACAAATAGTGTTCAACTCTTGGTCTGTCTTTCAAGGTCACAAGCTCAATGACTACTGGATGAAAGGCCCAGACCTACTGAACAATGTATTTGGTGTGCTGCTAAGGTTTAGAGAAAGGGAAGTTGCCTTACTCGGAGACATCTCCAAGATGTATCATCGAATATTGATTCCAGTTCAAGATCAGCATGTCCACCGATTCTTATGGTGA